A DNA window from Ctenopharyngodon idella isolate HZGC_01 chromosome 10, HZGC01, whole genome shotgun sequence contains the following coding sequences:
- the hmg20b gene encoding SWI/SNF-related matrix-associated actin-dependent regulator of chromatin subfamily E member 1-related isoform X1, with protein sequence MGGVKQEQTDAPASKDSQHTDSAQDENQSTSQPVKKRGWPKGKKRKKVLPNGPKAPVTGYVRFLNERREHIRALHPDLPFPEITKRLGAEWSRLAPNDKQRYLDEAERDKMQYARELREYQKSEAYQITCAKVQDKRIKREEVASVIINANSSGSTGFKNSDFTTRFDVPIFTEEFLDQNKAREAELRRLRKANVEFEEQNAVLQKHIADMFSAKERLEAELGQDELRTQALQRHLQAIKQTLVSSLATVPLPGTGETPSIGTLDSYLSRLSSALESRPHEHRGLVLKLQELLAHLDSEKL encoded by the exons ATGGGTGGTGTAAAGCAAGAGCAAACTGATGCTCCTGCATCTAAAGACTCTCAACACACTGACTCGGCACAGGATGAG AACCAGTCTACTTCACAGCCGGTAAAGAAGCGAGGCTGGCCAAAAGGGAAGAAGAGAAAGAAGGTTTTACCAAATGGCCCCAAGGCTCCGGTTACTGGTTACGTGCGTTTCCTGAATGAGAGACGCGAACACATCCGAGCCCTTCACCCGGATCTTCCCTTCCCAGAAATCACCAAGAGACTCGGAGCAGAATGGAGCCGTCTGGCTCCTAATGATAAGCAg cgcTACCTAGATGAAGCCGAAAGGGACAAAATGCAGTATGCACGAGAACTCAGGGAGTATCAGAAAAGTGAAGCTTATCAGATCACATGTGCAAAAGTTCAGGACAAGAGAATAAAGAGAG aagaGGTGGCTTCTGTCATTATCAATGCTAACAGTTCAGGATCTACAGGTTTTAAG AACTCGGACTTCACAACCAGATTTGATGTCCCTATTTTCACAGAAGAATTTCTTGACCAAAACAAAG CACGTGAAGCTGAGCTGCGACGACTGCGCAAGGCTAACGTGGAGTTCGAAGAGCAGAATGCGGTTCTCCAGAAGCACATTGCCGACATGTTCAGCGCTAAAGAGCGACTGGAAGCTGAGCTGGGCCAGGATGAGCTTCGCACCCAGGCTCTACAGCGCCATCTACAGGCGATCAAACAGACACTGGTCAGCAGCCTGGCCACTGTGCCCTTGCCAG gCACGGGCGAGACACCATCGATTGGAACGCTGGACTCGTACCTGAGTCGCTTGAGTAGTGCTTTAGAGAGCAGGCCTCATGAGCATCGCGGCTTAGTCCTCAAGCTACAAGAGCTCTTAGCTCACCTAGACAG TGAGAAGCTTTGA
- the hmg20b gene encoding SWI/SNF-related matrix-associated actin-dependent regulator of chromatin subfamily E member 1-related isoform X2, whose protein sequence is MGGVKQEQTDAPASKDSQHTDSAQDENQSTSQPVKKRGWPKGKKRKKVLPNGPKAPVTGYVRFLNERREHIRALHPDLPFPEITKRLGAEWSRLAPNDKQRYLDEAERDKMQYARELREYQKSEAYQITCAKVQDKRIKREVASVIINANSSGSTGFKNSDFTTRFDVPIFTEEFLDQNKAREAELRRLRKANVEFEEQNAVLQKHIADMFSAKERLEAELGQDELRTQALQRHLQAIKQTLVSSLATVPLPGTGETPSIGTLDSYLSRLSSALESRPHEHRGLVLKLQELLAHLDSEKL, encoded by the exons ATGGGTGGTGTAAAGCAAGAGCAAACTGATGCTCCTGCATCTAAAGACTCTCAACACACTGACTCGGCACAGGATGAG AACCAGTCTACTTCACAGCCGGTAAAGAAGCGAGGCTGGCCAAAAGGGAAGAAGAGAAAGAAGGTTTTACCAAATGGCCCCAAGGCTCCGGTTACTGGTTACGTGCGTTTCCTGAATGAGAGACGCGAACACATCCGAGCCCTTCACCCGGATCTTCCCTTCCCAGAAATCACCAAGAGACTCGGAGCAGAATGGAGCCGTCTGGCTCCTAATGATAAGCAg cgcTACCTAGATGAAGCCGAAAGGGACAAAATGCAGTATGCACGAGAACTCAGGGAGTATCAGAAAAGTGAAGCTTATCAGATCACATGTGCAAAAGTTCAGGACAAGAGAATAAAGAGAG aGGTGGCTTCTGTCATTATCAATGCTAACAGTTCAGGATCTACAGGTTTTAAG AACTCGGACTTCACAACCAGATTTGATGTCCCTATTTTCACAGAAGAATTTCTTGACCAAAACAAAG CACGTGAAGCTGAGCTGCGACGACTGCGCAAGGCTAACGTGGAGTTCGAAGAGCAGAATGCGGTTCTCCAGAAGCACATTGCCGACATGTTCAGCGCTAAAGAGCGACTGGAAGCTGAGCTGGGCCAGGATGAGCTTCGCACCCAGGCTCTACAGCGCCATCTACAGGCGATCAAACAGACACTGGTCAGCAGCCTGGCCACTGTGCCCTTGCCAG gCACGGGCGAGACACCATCGATTGGAACGCTGGACTCGTACCTGAGTCGCTTGAGTAGTGCTTTAGAGAGCAGGCCTCATGAGCATCGCGGCTTAGTCCTCAAGCTACAAGAGCTCTTAGCTCACCTAGACAG TGAGAAGCTTTGA